The Cicer arietinum cultivar CDC Frontier isolate Library 1 chromosome 1, Cicar.CDCFrontier_v2.0, whole genome shotgun sequence genome contains the following window.
TGAACGAAAGTGTGTCCAGTGGCTGACATGTGTCGGTGTCAGACACCGACACGACATCGACACATGTGACTaccttcaattaatttattttctcaattttttactGGTGTCAGTGTCATATCTGGTGTCCGTGTTTGAGTTGGTGCTTCATAACTTACCAAGCATAATACTCTCTTCCAAAGGTGAAGGCCAACAATAAGTCAATAGCCACTTACTGATGAATTAAATCTTCATTAGGATAATGTTTAGTCGAGTATCTCTGCTCCTGACTCTAACAAGTATGCTTCTAAACTCCAAGCTATATCCAGTTTTCCACAACACTAATCTAAATTATTTCCATTTCCATAGACACGCCTTTTAAgtatttactaaaaatatttttttgcacGCAGAGTTACTGATAGCAACCCAGCCTTTTTAATTCTCAGGCCATGACAAAACAAATGATACATATACAAACTTTCACCACAGTTCGTAGTTTAGTATGCATATCAATAACCACATAAGGTAAGTCAAATTCATGACTAACAACACCCAATCAGAAAGACAACCCCAGTCATGCACATCAGATGCTATCATATCATTTGCACCTCCAAAAAAACCATGGTTTTGAATTAGCACAAATCACAGCTTCAAAGGTATTCATTTTTCATACCGATCCTCTTAAGTCTTAACATGTTATGCCTAAAATctaacaaaaagaagaaaatcgAATCCTTATTTTTGTATTTGCAAAACATCAGACAAAACTGAAAAGTGATCACAAAGACCTGAATCAGTATAAATAGTTAAATACAATTCCTCAATTCAACAAACAACAAAGAAATTACACAGCAATTCACTGAAAACACCACAAAATCTAATTATGTCAAAAGAGCATCAGAATAAAAAACCGgtatcctaacaactcaaaTCCAATCTAATACATCAAAATCAcgaaagaaaaaattgaaacaaacaaTCAACAACTGAAATAATTCGAATACGAAAAAAAATAGCGAAAACATAAAATCATTACacgaaattgaaaaaaaaagtaaaggaaAGGGGAGAATAAAATCATTACCACTATTCTtaatttcatctttttcatCGAAGCTTAATTGAACTGTGTGTTTAGGAAGAATCCAGAAGATTCCAGAAAGGAAAGCCGATAAACTGAGAAAGAGAATGAACAGACACTTGAAACTGAAAGCTCTCAGAACCACCGAACACCGAGCACAATCACCGTGGTTCTCCCTCTGTTCTTCTTGCTGCACATATTGCTCTTCAATTTTCCCCATTGCCAAAGCATCTggaatctctctctctctcttattcTGTTTCTCTCTCTAAATAATTAGACAACGCGGATAATTTGAATAGGGGAAGTTAAAGGAGCAGTGATGAAGCTGTTGTTGGTGGTGGCTAtgcctctctctctctctctctctctctctctctctctctctctctctctctctctctctctctctctctctctctctctctctctccctctctctctctctctataaaATTTCCTATTTTCACAGTGAACGTACACTCTGCAACTGTAAGAACCTCTGTAGTGTGATCTACGCTGGCAATTGTAATTTGTACATTCtaatctcttaatttaattattattattattttaatttttaatttttaattttagagttAACTTTTTTAGGCTACCGAACGTTGAGAAGAAGCAAAggtgaaaaagaaagagaaagagtaTAAAGCTAAGGGAATATGTTACCaccataatttttatattagtgCATCCTTATCATCATGTATTcttttatttgacaaaaatatcATCATAAGTATAGGAgtaattagattttattttacacTCACAAAAATAGAAGTTATACAATTGTTTGATGAgttgattaattataatttctttttagttaattgattaattataaattataaatataaaataactttgcgttgacatataattaattgattagttataaattgtgaatataaaataactttacattaatatatattcttttgacttatataatttaatgatgataataataataattaaaaaataatccagtcataaaaaataataatgtgagcaaaaaatattaagtatttttatattgaaaaaacatcataataataaaaatattttattcatacCTTCAATAATGTGTTTGTATAtcatttagtaaaataaaaagtaacggTTTTATGGAATATTTAATCTATGTGTGTATtacataatattaaattaaaattaaatgaaaaagtcaaatttaataataattgatttacAATTAAGGAAAGGACTCATTGACCAATACTTTATTAGGTCAAACAAGAGTATATCCAATCAatttaaatagtaaattttgtataaatattatttcttttatttatattggaCGGAGTCcatcattaaaaaattgtgtgtatttattattattattattattattattattattattattattattattattattattaaggaCTCATTGACCAATACTTTATTAGGTCAAACAAGAGTATATCCAATCAatttaaatagtaaattttgtataaatattatttcttttatttatattggaCGGAGTCcatcattaaaaaattgtgtgtatttattattattattattattattattattattattattattattgtcgtCGATAAATAACAGGTTTATTGTTTATTGTTaatgaaataaagtttttttaacaAGATAATTAACTTAAAACTAATTAGCTATTCATTTCAAACTTATTTATATGTCtcattaaaatacaaataaaccAAAATTTCACAACACAAGTGATTAATGACCAAtcatatattgaaaaataagttgaaGTGATTAATCTTTAAAGTCATGTGTGGAGAaactttgattttaaaaaaaaagagtacAAATGAGAAGTgaagtttctttttcttttttgtaaacCAACGAGATAGATGATATGTGAATGTCACACGGCAATAAGAGGGAAACTATAATTTAGATTGGCCAACGCTCTCCACTATGTCCCTATTTTGTGTTTATAAAACATAAGAGATGTCAATGTCTACATGTACATGGAATCTCTCTAGGAACTATACTCTCATAAGTCAAGAATGCAATTCCATGTTATATGCACATGATAATTTTGATTACATAAAGGCTAAAGGagtttcataattatttttaaataattaatatttaatttaatataaggGTAATGTCGTAATGAAAAGTGTGGTatggaattttattttatttttgagaaagtGGTAAGGAAGTTAGAACATAGAAACGTGTGACTTATGTGAAGAGTAGCAGAAGAAACTGGCGTTTGGTGCAACAccaagagaaaaaataaatttaagaaacTAACCAACCACCAAGAATTTGATAGTGCATATACATATAGCAACTTTCATGGTGGTTGGATTGTTGACATGTTCTTGTCTTCTCTTGACAATGTAGCAGCAACTCAGGGTGATAGATAAGATAACTGACACATACATAAATTATTCAAggactaaaaattaaaatggaaatatttAATTAAGGGACTAAaagttaatgaaaaaaatttataaaaaataaaaataaaattataagattttataaaaactaaaaatttatttaaatctttCTTAATTCTTGTACAATCAATGAAACATTGTTTTTGCCAATTACTAGTTTCTTTGGAGTATAATCTTAGTGAACCTGTAAACTAATTGAGTACAAGTATTAACTTTAAGTGGTTTAATATAAGTACTATTTTGGAATTCTAGCAagtattttatattcttttgaatgttaacaaacacattttttttataatttttttttgaagcaatcaataaatgtataaataactattttggaATTCTAGctaaaattttataatgttCACCAGAAATGCAAACATTTTATAAGTTTATTAATTCTTGTCATtcatctttcttcttatatttcTTCTTACATTACTATAGTTGGCGTTTTAGATTTAATcacatttttgttattaataaaacatttatttttattacagaaattaaactgaaatgATTTGTgaatatttctaaaatttagTATCATAGCTATATCTGACTCTATCTAGTTAATTGTTTTCCAttttttgctttcattttttatttgagttttttaaacaattattgATGCTGAATAtacttgaaaaataataatttttttaacacaacAATTTTGGAGTTTAAGAGTTAATTGAGTTAATCTGTTATTAAAGCTTACATCTTTAAAGTTTATCCTTAGAAATGATTGTGAAAAGACATATTTCAAATCatcataaaatgatattttgatacATGCacctaatttttatttctatatgaaggaaatttcaaaatcaagtcaaaattacaaaattatttaatttaattaatcacTTTTGTATTCCTACAAGAGATATGGCCAGTTTTAGCCAAACAGAGCATAAGCATGACTCGTCTCTCTACTCCCACTTCTACTCTGACTCTGCCATTCAAATATAGAATCGATTCTCGTCCTTCgcaatcaaatcttattttctCATCCGCACGACCAAAACTCAACATCATATTACCATCATCCGTATCTAATTCTGAGAAATGGAGGAACATGGTTTCATTCTTCCAAGGTTATCTCAATGGAGGCAAAAACAATTATGTTCAGAGCCTCAAAGTGGAGCTCTATGAAACTATTGAACCACTTGACCGAGGTGCTGAAGCTACTTCTGAGGACCAACAACGTGTGGACAAGGTTAATGTCAAAACTGTACAAACATAACATGTTACATGCACAATAATTTAGGGCCAGtttattttcctatttttttttaaaaaataaatttgtattaattttcaTTGCTAACAAAGTAATTGACAAACTTATCAATTGTAACTATTtctgaaataattaaaatgccaaaataacttattttactattttaaaaaatgcatcATTACTaactactattttattttttctcaatcAAAATGTTCACTTCAAAAATCTCGCATTTCTCTAGATTGCTTGTAAACTTGAGGCTATGAATTCTGTTAAGGAGCCTCTCAACTCTGATTTGCTCAATGGAAAATGGGAGCTTTTATATACAACATCTCAATCAATTTTGCAAACAAAGGTTTGTCTGTAGACTCAATTTTAGCAACTTAATTTTGCTTGACTTACATTACCTGATTAGTTGATCTCAATTCAAACAAGAATTATACATAGGAGTCATTCTAATTCCATTTTTGATGTTAAACTATGCTAGAGACCAAAATTCTTGCGACCAAATGGAAAGATCTATCAGGCAATTAATGTAGATACCTTGAGAGCTCAAAATATAGAAACTTGGCCGTTCTAC
Protein-coding sequences here:
- the LOC101494299 gene encoding probable plastid-lipid-associated protein 4, chloroplastic — encoded protein: MTRLSTPTSTLTLPFKYRIDSRPSQSNLIFSSARPKLNIILPSSVSNSEKWRNMVSFFQGYLNGGKNNYVQSLKVELYETIEPLDRGAEATSEDQQRVDKIACKLEAMNSVKEPLNSDLLNGKWELLYTTSQSILQTKRPKFLRPNGKIYQAINVDTLRAQNIETWPFYNQATANLVPLNSRRVTVKFDFFKIASLIPIKSPGTGRGQLEITYLDEDLRISRGNRGNLFILKMVDPSYRVPL